A region of the Mytilus trossulus isolate FHL-02 chromosome 11, PNRI_Mtr1.1.1.hap1, whole genome shotgun sequence genome:
agcagacaacagcagaagatcaccaacaggtcttcaatgaaacgagaaattcccgtacccggagtttttaataactgtttttagaataaatgtgtttaattgcCATGCAAAGATTCTATAAGTGAATCaaaattaaagccaaaatatgcaatctttaatgacctgacaacagaaTCGTAaatatatcccttcttaataaatCTGGTTAACAGTTTTGatagcttttgaggtgaatactgacattttttacCATTAAAGATCTACTGCTTAATATCAGAACACAATCTCgcaattttgcagcaacattaagacctttattttttctacGCTTTTTACTACTATTCCTCATGCTCAATTGAAAGATCGACCTCACCATGTCAACAAACAGCTTTTTCTAACAAAAAAATTTAAGGAAAATGagaattaaagataaaaatttcTTGCCTTGGGTTATGATAATTCTTATTTTGTGATGAACCACACTGGTTCTATCAGAAAATACAGTGAATATGATATGATaaaaatgctggactttttaattgacaatatatgtgttgagtttggaggattgATATTTCATCAGATGGTTGTCGGTATTCCAATGagtactaattgtgcacccctTCTGGCcgacttgtttttgtactctTTCATTCAGATCCGTCTAAAAGATAACAAGACAAAGCTCGTGgcaaatatttttagttttactttcagatatattgatgatgtcctTTTATATGACCAATATTTCAGTCAGTACTTGTATCTcttaaaacttgaaattaagaATAAGAATACTGCCGATACAAGAaaactgcttcataccttgaacGTTTCATAGACATTGATTCAGATGGACATCTGCACACTAAAATCTATGGCAAACAGAATGATTTCCCAATTATCAAATttccatttctcagcagtaaaaTAACCATCTAGATGATCCGTCCTATGGTCAATAAATATCTCAATTGATATGTAATGCTCGTGCATGTTAACACTATACCGACTTCATATTCACAAAATGATTCAGTAGtatgctccttacgcagaaactgcccCAACAGAGGTATAAGGAGAGAGGATTAAAAGTGAcgctccgtaaattttatggacttcatcacgaattggttgatttATACGACATGTGTCTAAGCTAACCAATTAAATTTAAACCACGTCTTAGATTGtgatttaagggcatacgatacagttttgatcctgtatttacaagttcatgaaaatttgcatatgggctattttttacctgattaaattagatatgtaataaaaaatataccttcatgtgctactttttgagtaaaatgaggtcgaaattttgtttatttgctcaaaattcagatttgtggccgtaatttctttttcgaaagaaagacataacttttttgttataaaagataaacacaaactgttttttgttaaataatcggtaatttctgtattttataaatatccaaaaaaaatatgcaattttttattcagaaataactcgtatttatcaaatgttcatgaattgaggaaaaaacgtcattttttactgcatgtttatcaaaattaaaaaaaatcttctatttacagttttataaaatttgggccacataatctccctgcaaaatgaaacaaaatgccgttttgaaaaataggggtccatgaactcgttttcaaattaaatcagtttgaatgataaaaaacagtcgaaaatgcatcttttcccgatatgtcacagtttgacgtcgcgaaaataacaaattacgttagcaacgccattaccttccctgtaactgtatcgtatgcccttaacatcTATGTCGTATGTCTGCTAAGTACCGTACATGGCATATTCCCGAGTGGATTTACATTGCTATACAACGTGTCTCGGTATTTTGTACATCAAACAACTGTGTATTCATGTTTGATGTTTCTGTCATGGTTTCTGTTAAATAATGTATCATGTCGTATCGTTTGTTGTCCAAACAATTAGCAAATCGCCTTCAAGTACCATCATTGTCATGTTATATATATCCCGAATATGTCTGTTATACTGAGTGTTAATTTTCAGTGGTGTGTCCTGGTGTTTTGTACATCCATAATTCAAGTgtttatttttgctgtttttttatggtttcagttgtataatattttatgaCTTATCATTTCGATCTAATTAACATATATTTCTCTGATTCCGTTATACTACACTACTACATATGAGTAGCGTACttggacgtttcgttcccgatggtatcaccagcccagtagtcaacacttcgttgttgacatgaatatcaataatgtggtcatttttcgaaatttcctttttacaaaactttgaatttgtcgaaacactaaggatttttttttatcccaggcatagattaccttagccgtatttggcacaacttttcggaattttggatcctcattgctcttcaacgttttacttgtttggctttataaatattttgatatgagcgtcactgatgagtctaatgtagacgaaacgcgcgtctggcgtacttaattataatcctggtacctttgataacttttacattactggttcgatgccactgctggtggacgatTCGTCCCAgagtgtatcaccagcccagtagtcattACTccgacatgaatatcaatattatggtcgtttttctaaatttcctgtttacaaaactttgaattaaccgaaaaactaaggatgttcttattccaggcatatattacataagccgtatttggaattttattggaattttggatcctcattgctcttcaactttttacttgcttggttttatagatattttgatatgagagtcactgatgagtcttaagtaTATGAAACgcgcgtacttaattataatcctggtacttttgataattatttacaccactgggtcgatgccactgcctgtggacgtttcgtcccagagggtatcaccCGCCCAGTAGTCAaaactttggtgttgacatgaataccaataatttggtcattttgttttagaaatttcctgtttacaaaactttgaatttaccgAAAAACtattcttatcccaggcatagattaccttagccgtatttggcaaaacaaatttggaattttggatcctaaatgctcttcaactttgtttttgtttgactttataaatattttgatattagcgTCACTAGGTTTATAACATCAAACTAAACTGATTACGAACCAGGGAGTTTGACAGCGATTTTTTATCAGCTACAATTACCCTCACTAAAAGACCGTCGTACACAAAACAGATTAATTCTTTTCTGCAAGAATATACACGGTCAAGCAAACTTACCATCTGaccaactgaaaaaaaaacatcccgtACAACCAAGACCACGCACAGTCAACATTTCCTCCGACttcaaacaaaaacagacaCGTTAAAATACAGCTTTATTCCAAATACCATTAAAGACTGGAACCTACTACCACCAGATATCTTCACCAAAATTCAGACAGCAGAAAAACCAGCTAAAACCTTTAGTGAAATTGTAAGGGGGCCCAACTTAAGTAAATAACTCGAGACGCACGCGCAGTGTATTAATATCCTTAGATGTATCACCGTAAACCTATCAAGATCACTGGTGAGTCTCATgaaaacgaaacgcgcgtctggcgtactaagttATAAACCTGGtctctttgataactatatacagatatataagaatcatctttgtttttaaaaacatatctaagaaatatacatatatcaatacgaaaaaatatctttttcaaagtATCATTTTTCTTCGTAGACGAGCATTCCTAGAAACGATGAATGTGGAAATCTACCAGTACTATAAAATGCGTGAGTACTACCATAGGTAGTCGTTCTGATAAAAGCATGTTCACCCTTGATCAGCCTACTTAATGTTGTCATTGACGCAGAATGGATTCCGCCGTTGGTATCGTCACTTCCAGTGTGAGATATACTTTGACCCTCCACGACTAGTTCCGTTACTGCATAACTTCCCGAATTGATTGATACGGTCCAGGAAAATAAATAGATACCTTTCCTTGGAGCAACAAACACACCGTCGTATTTATCATAGTGATCTCCTATATTAAGAATGACTGTATCGAACACCAGGGTTGATAACGTTTGTAGTGTAAACTTTGAGCGATGTATCCTGGCGTAAAACATTACTGGCTCCTTCCGGTGATCTGGAATGACAAAAGGTGTACAAACAGATAGATTTATACCATAATgttacataaaatattgcaaatcaATAAATTGTCATCTGGATATCATTTTTGGCAGATTAAATTACGTTGATTATTATGATAATTAGTATGGTTGATAACTCTTCGTAACATAGCATTTGGTAACTTGCTAAAAATATCCGTCTAGCTGAGTGTGGtgtataaatacaatgtaaattCCAGTCAGATTAAAGTGGttacccttgtccgtctgtccgtctgtacGTCCTTACGTACCAAAGTTGGTctccgttctctaacttaagtttacCTCAGCTATATGCTATGAAATTATACACAATGGCATTATGCTTATAATCACAAAATACTGTTCAAGGTTGAGTTTTGGTTGTGTCGCTTTTATTGTtctagagttatttccctttacaaatggaaaaatactgatttttttttgtttgcgttctaacaaggttccatatcacaaaggaAAGGCTAGGATTTAGTTTGGGGGAAAGTAACTGAGTTCCGGAATTAGGGCAAAACAAAAGGCAAAAAACAAGTTTGATTTCTAGTTTCCTGACAATAACTTGTGGTTATGTTTATAGAACTCTCTGAAACTGTACATTTTTCCtgtaaataattgttttcatactttttttttctttttttttttgccccaaaattttacatttttatcttgATTATTTCGGATTTACATACAAAAGCAACAAATACTTCTATGACAGAAGATACACACCAAACAGGATGAGAAAATGACTATATATAACAGATTAATTAAATCAGTATTgctcaatataaaaaatcttcaatcaaaaataaattcaaatttgttaACCAATTTCAATGGGATTAATTAAAAGTCTTTAGGAGTTCTAACCTTGTATTACTAGTTTGGATATTGGGCCCAATTtttaaattggtttacattgaGGTCcaaaaaagggtccaaaattaaactttgtttcatttcatcAAAATCTGAATTGTTAGGACACTATCTATGATATGTTGATTCTCCTTGtgcattgatttattttattttgggtcctgttttcaaattagtcctgttttcaaattagtcctgttttcaaattagtcctgttttcaaattagtcctTATTCaggaagacataatctttcaatcagttaaattgaggtctggagctggcatgtcagttaactgctagtagtctgttgttatttatgtattattgtcattttatttattttcttttgttacatcttttgacatcggactcggacttctcttgaactgaattttaatgtgcgtatgtttatgcttttacttttctacattggctagaggtatagggggagggttgagatctcataaacatgtttaaccccgccgcaattttgcgcctgtcccaagtcaggagcctctggcctttgttagtcttgtatgattttaaattttagtttcttgtgtattattcggagtttagtatgacgttcattatcactgtactattatgcatattttaggggccagctgaaggacacctacgagtgcgggaattctcgctacattgaagacccattggttgccttcggctgttgtctgctctatggtcgggtggttgtcgctttgacatattcaccatttcttttctcagttttattgaagggccaaaataaaacattgtttgattttatggtgtttttattttatgctgaatctaaccatatCGTTGAATATGTTGAATATTAGACGATGCTAGGCAGATTAAATGGCTCGTTTTCAAATCATAAAACCCATTTAGTTTGTGCCAAAAACCTTTATTATGTTAAACaaccaagaatgtgtcccaagtacacggatggaccacttgcactatcattttctatgttcagtttaCCGTGAAAGTGGgagtaaaaactctaatttggcattaaaattagacagatcataccatagggaacatgtgtactaagtgtcaagttgattgaacactaccttgaccaaaaactttaaactgaagcgggacagacggacgaatggacgaacagacgaacggacgcgcagaccagaaaatataatgcccctctactatcttaggtggggcataaaaataaatgatcacaatccaaatttataCAGTATCAAACTTGAATAGTATGTCCGAAATTGCCTCAACTGTTCAGGGCTAACGCCGTCGTATCAGGATGCGCTCGGCGAAGAATTTCCTTTTCTTTGGCCctgttttatattcaaaatgataatttatattaatgttacatgttaaaataatgCATTAAAGCATACATAACGTACATGCTCATATtctgtaaaagttttaaaaaacttGTTAACCAGAATGTGTCCAtcgtacacggatgccccattcgcactttcattttctatgtacaATGAACCGTTGAATGAgagtaaaaactataatttggcatttgaATTACACATATCATACCATAGTTaacatttgtactaagtttcaagttaataaAACTTCCATTTCATCAGAAACtaccttgataaaaaaaataacctgaaGCTGAACAGACTGACGGACAGATGCACAGAccgaaaaaaacataatgctaCTAAGTAGGGCATAAAAATTAAACTGCTCTGAAATAGATCATTTGAAAATGACCGTATCTCTTATCATTCTCACTTTAGTCAATATTTGGCATGGTGCTATTGTAGAAAGTACATTGCACCTATGAAGTCTGATGAtgggtcgggttgttatctctttggcATATTCCCATCTACatttaattctcaattttaatatggCGACGTCTATTGAGGTGTTGCAATTCAACTATTTATATTCCCCGGTAATCTAACGTTTTAATTGTATAGTGTTAATAGtttcttttcataataaaaacaaatatatcatatgtatAAACGACATTACCTTCAACTTTAATTTGACTTTCCAATCTTTTTATGGTATTCTCAAGCGCTAGGATTCGGTCATCCTGGAGTTCATCAGCAGTATCATTAAGTTTTCCAATAGACATAGAACAACCACCatcaattaaaagtaaaatcactcCAAATGCTGGAATGGAAAGTCTTACATCCATGCCACAAACCAGTTGTACAGGGGAGTAATAATAATTAAGAGTGTATTCGTGTTGTATACTAAGCTGACGCTGAAATGCAAAATAATGTTCTTAAACTGATACGCATTTCACAAAGGTTCGTAATGGTCTCATTATAGAGGTTCTTAATGTTCTCATTATAGACCAAAGAACTAGTTTaaagtgtttgtttttaataactTGTGTCATGTACAAGAAGGTAAGTTCACGAGCCACTTGTTcatcttttaaatgtataactatCCTTCTTTTGATCTTCTAGTGGACTTAAGCATGCtcgtattttttcttatttactcATACATGATCATACATATATGATTAGACAAGCCttaaagttatcttttaaaGATTCGTTATAGTGGTGTGTTTAAAGTAGAAAAAGGGAATATAAATGGAAAATACAGTTGTAAAAGAGCTTGATGAcctctagttttatttttgCCGTCATTGCATAGGTTTCAACCACAACCACGTAAGattaatcaacatttttaattattgtttaatcTAAGCACTGAACCTCTGTATACGTTCTTCATATAACTTGGCCATTATCtttaaatttgttgaatatAGTGGAAATTAAGAATGTTTGCTCATAATAAAGCTTGTTTAAATATGCGTTTATGAGTGTTAATATCAAGTTTTATAAAGTTCCATAATGGATAAAATCTATCTCAAACCGGATAATCcgtacattttcttataatatcttttctttaaagaaaatcaagaaacCAACAGAACCATTTGTAATATAATACAAGTCTAGATACACATCATTGTTGATAGTTCTTGTTTTTGTGTTAGTATTTTTGACAGTGGTTTCATCGCAGTTATGAATTGTCTGTCCCCATCtgatttttggaaaatatatggctgtgtgaaaaaaagtacaagcTCGCATACCACAGCATGGCTTCTATTAAATCAATGTATAGACATGATAATATATTCATTCGGGTAGTAAGACTGCCTCAATAAGTGCTTTACCATGAAAAAAACTGGAGAAAGATGTAAGGTAAACATATCCTGCTTAATAACGGTATCAGTACAAATTCGAGTATTGGTCTTGTGGCTACAATTGGAAAACATTGCTTGTTTGATTGATTTCCATAAGTGTAAGTCAAATGATGAAAGCATctctataaaatgtttttactaTTGGCACGGGCATCTTATACTTCTTAAGAATAATGTGTCTGTTTCAAAAAAGAGGTTGGCTGTGAAACTgatatcttgaaaaatatttgcGATATAACCATTAGattgttttatgtatgtttttcCAACATAATGACACTATCGCTAAAGGGACAAACTCTCAGACccttattctttttttcatacgaggcatttcataattcatttagTTAGAATCAAACCATGgtttcttgaaaaaataatgtatccatagGACACGGATGACCCAcatgcactatcattttcttcgTTCAATGGGCCAAGAAATTTGGGCCAAAACTCCAATTTGGcaataaatttagaaagatcaCATAATAAGGAACATGGGTTCCAccgtgtagaacgccacatgcgGGGTGTCTGCTATGCTTGACATGGGGTGGCAATTTTGAAGCGACAAAAAAGTAACAAGGTAAGTTCAAGCATcaacatttcttattttaagaaCTCTCAGTACCATGTAATGTATTGCACGGACGGAACCGCAACGTAATGTGTTTTCTGAAAGCAGAAGCAGTCGTTTTCAGTGCTCAGTTTTCTCAAACACCTCGCCCTAGTTTTCCGTGTTGCAGATTTTGAGGCTTAATATGcaaattattaatatagaaTTGTATTCCTCTCATGGACTTCTACCAACTACCAGTTTCTTAGttaaaattaattggttttaaaactattattcatcaaaatataaagtgtcgCTCGGGGTGTCAGATTTTGCATGTCAAGGGGTAGAGGCTTgtcataaaaaagaatacattttcatataaatcGGTCTCTGTCTGAtactttttaattcaaacacaCCTACACTGTTATGATGACAAATTACAAACTTAAGGTATGTCATTTGGTCCATATTTTAGTCTTTTGAGTAATGTgcctttttattgataaacatagaaaatagaGCCTCAAATAagacaaataattgtatatgaatagAAGTAAAATGTTATTAGTTTAATATTATacctttaaataacaaaaatattgacaaaagaaTATGATAATTACACGTAAGAATGAAGAAGGGTGTACTCGATTTATTATCAAatcattaataatttaaattaagttGCATAGGAATACAATTAGGAATACAATTGGTTAAATGCTTTGAACAAACCAatctgattttttatatttaacatgaaTCTGACTGTTTCCAGGAAAAAATAAGCGAAATATTGTCTACTAAaggaaatatattttcttttaccaTTTGGATAAATGCAAGAAATTCAGCAGccaaataaactttttttttaaatttaaatcgcTGTTTTGAAATCATTTACAATTGTAATAGATTCAAGattcaatagtttattaaagtctcaccacTTGAATAACATTATACATtccaatatacatataaaacattgCGTCTAACATGAAATATTggataacatatataaaacatattgtatattGAAACTAACAGTAAAACATCATTAGCTTCTAAATACTAAAACATATACAAGTGCCATTCTATTAAGAAATATGAGAGACTAATATTAAAGGattaattatatacaatattttacacaatttaaaactatatatatctaagatttaaaataaatcattagctatatacaaataaaaaatgtgttcttctacataaaatattaaagcaGGTTTTAGCAACTACCTGACATAGTTCTTCATTactgaataaatatataaatttttcgtCAAAAGACAAGTTATAAAATGGATCGTTATATTTCACTGCTtcattatacaatatatttcgAAGGTCTGCATATAAAGGACATAACGTAAATACATGTTTCTCGTCTTCAATTTCGttattacacataaaacaacatCTTTCATTTATTGGCTTTTTTTTCatagggggtctcattggggggttccgatccaggatcccgcttactgttttgtcagattcccgtatcccgcttacactatataCGTAAGCaagtctcatttttttgtcatttctcgggtcccgcaagacctcatttcccgttttcacgacacaataatttgactttcacgtgtcacgcttacaaaaaatcggcaatcccgcgtcacgcttagaccccaatgagacccacctCATATCGTCCTGTTTCTATTCTAAGTGGCGCAACGCCAcatctaaattttgaataagcACTTCTAAATttgatagacattttttttgttttaaatataactctGTACAATATTGTGACTTATATAGCTTCTAATTACGAAGCTTGTTACCATtactctgtgaaaaaaaaatcgtttgcCATTCTACAATATATAGTAGTATCATTGTCGTCAGGATTACCTAAATTTTTGTTGCCGTTTGATGAAAAAGTTGCCGGTGAGTGTTTCTTTGGCGAGAGTATTCTAATTCTTTTTGGAGTGATGAATTTTTGAGGCGTGCACGATTGCTTTTTAGATGATCCAGGTAATAAGTATGATGCAGTTTGGCTGGTGGAGATTTGGGGCAGATCTTATATTGAGAactattttgtgattttccaCCAGGTTTGGGTTTATTGAGTCATAGCCTTGACTTTTGTCTGACCATGGTAGActgaaaaggaaaagaaatcatttaacagctttaaaactaaatattttgagCCATTTTGTACTATGAATGAAATCAAAAGCA
Encoded here:
- the LOC134690417 gene encoding cerebellin-1-like gives rise to the protein MDVRLSIPAFGVILLLIDGGCSMSIGKLNDTADELQDDRILALENTIKRLESQIKVEDHRKEPVMFYARIHRSKFTLQTLSTLVFDTVILNIGDHYDKYDGVFVAPRKGIYLFSWTVSINSGSYAVTELVVEGQSISHTGSDDTNGGIHSASMTTLSRLIKGEHAFIRTTTYGSTHAFYSTGRFPHSSFLGMLVYEEK